One window of Dyadobacter sandarakinus genomic DNA carries:
- a CDS encoding type 1 glutamine amidotransferase domain-containing protein: MKALIVCTNHDAYPTKAGKTGLWLSELTHFYDLMASRNILMDFVSPKGGHIPVDERSLDLKDDCNAKWWADAAFRHKLENSFSPAAIIARDYRLIYFTGGHGAMWDLYENQELQEIARVIYERNGMISAICHGVCALLNVKLSNGSWLIADKYLTGCSNMEEALMSFVTEVPFYLEDKIKERGGHYTRTVIPFMEFIEMDERLITGQNPNSARKVASKALEELFEK, from the coding sequence ATGAAGGCTTTGATTGTCTGCACCAATCACGATGCTTACCCTACCAAGGCTGGTAAAACCGGTTTGTGGCTCAGCGAGTTGACACATTTCTATGATCTGATGGCCAGCCGCAATATCCTGATGGATTTTGTGAGTCCGAAGGGCGGCCATATTCCCGTGGATGAACGCAGCCTTGACTTAAAGGATGATTGTAATGCCAAATGGTGGGCAGATGCTGCGTTTCGTCATAAGCTTGAAAATTCATTCTCTCCCGCAGCTATCATCGCACGCGATTACCGCCTCATTTACTTCACCGGCGGCCACGGCGCCATGTGGGACCTGTATGAAAATCAGGAACTGCAGGAAATTGCCCGGGTCATTTATGAGCGCAATGGAATGATTTCGGCCATTTGCCACGGCGTATGCGCTTTACTTAATGTGAAACTTTCCAACGGTTCATGGCTCATCGCAGACAAATACCTGACGGGCTGCAGCAACATGGAAGAAGCCCTGATGAGCTTCGTGACCGAGGTGCCGTTTTACCTCGAAGATAAAATCAAAGAGCGCGGCGGACACTACACCCGTACAGTAATTCCATTTATGGAATTCATCGAAATGGATGAGCGGCTTATCACCGGCCAAAATCCGAATTCGGCCAGGAAAGTTGCTTCAAAAGCATTGGAAGAACTTTTTGAAAAATAA
- a CDS encoding response regulator transcription factor, translating to MKTLKLGIADDHELFRKGFISMLSGIPDFEFILEAANGQELLDRLPANTPDIVFMDLQMPVMDGIQATEAAFEKFPNIKVIVVSMYTEDRFVIHMLEKGVQGYLLKDTSPDEVEKAIRRVDEEGFYYNDFVSKAMHRKMVNRQTNKHPFFPNACNVALSSREKEVLQLICDGLSTQEISDKLFISVRTVEGHRLRVLEKTGTKSTAAAVAFAYKNQLL from the coding sequence ATGAAAACCTTAAAATTAGGCATCGCCGACGATCACGAGCTGTTCAGGAAAGGCTTCATTTCCATGCTCAGCGGTATCCCGGATTTTGAATTTATTCTCGAAGCCGCCAATGGCCAGGAACTGCTCGACAGACTTCCGGCCAATACGCCTGATATTGTTTTCATGGACCTGCAAATGCCCGTCATGGACGGAATACAGGCAACTGAAGCTGCTTTCGAAAAATTTCCAAATATCAAGGTAATCGTGGTGTCTATGTACACCGAGGACCGGTTTGTGATCCACATGCTTGAAAAAGGCGTGCAGGGTTATCTGCTGAAAGATACCAGTCCCGATGAAGTGGAAAAAGCGATTCGCCGGGTGGATGAGGAAGGTTTTTACTACAATGACTTTGTCTCCAAAGCCATGCACCGCAAAATGGTGAACCGGCAAACCAATAAACACCCCTTCTTTCCGAATGCCTGCAATGTGGCCCTTTCTTCCCGTGAAAAGGAGGTATTGCAACTGATTTGTGACGGACTATCTACGCAGGAAATCAGCGATAAGCTGTTTATCAGCGTCAGGACCGTGGAAGGTCACCGGCTGAGGGTTCTTGAAAAAACCGGCACCAAAAGTACTGCCGCCGCCGTCGCTTTTGCCTACAAAAACCAGCTTTTATAA
- a CDS encoding sensor histidine kinase — MQNTEELKYALLIASIAMLMMAFFVISFVMYYQKRRFEEEKKINEIEKNYNRMLLDTALNSEETERRRIAQDLHDDIGTMLSLTKLSLNQLSKMVGTMEGDKEEQIMRKSQSLVEETILHVRRITRDLVPTTLERFGLMEAIEEFIHKLEEDSNLVITFQSNTEEFPRQGQKQELTLYRIMQELVNNAIKHASCTRIEISLEVNEKTVGLRVTDNGVGFNPEKIKENNLAGLGLLGIESRLAIVNGTVQYEKPENGGSSALAEIPIVAVSNSKPEPLHPFRRERVNA, encoded by the coding sequence ATGCAAAACACTGAGGAACTCAAATATGCGCTGCTCATTGCTTCCATTGCAATGCTGATGATGGCATTTTTTGTTATCTCATTTGTGATGTACTATCAGAAGCGAAGGTTTGAAGAGGAAAAGAAGATTAACGAAATCGAGAAAAATTACAACCGCATGCTTCTGGATACGGCTTTAAATTCGGAAGAAACCGAGAGAAGGCGTATTGCCCAGGACCTGCATGACGATATTGGTACCATGCTATCGCTCACAAAACTCAGTCTCAACCAGCTCAGTAAAATGGTGGGGACGATGGAAGGGGACAAGGAGGAGCAGATCATGCGGAAGTCGCAGTCGCTGGTGGAAGAAACAATCCTGCACGTGCGCCGCATCACACGCGACCTGGTGCCTACCACGCTCGAAAGGTTCGGGCTGATGGAGGCGATCGAGGAATTTATTCACAAGCTGGAAGAGGATAGTAACCTGGTCATTACCTTTCAGTCCAATACGGAGGAGTTTCCAAGGCAGGGACAAAAGCAGGAGCTGACGCTGTACAGGATTATGCAGGAGCTGGTAAACAATGCGATCAAACATGCCAGTTGCACCCGGATTGAGATTTCACTGGAAGTAAATGAAAAAACCGTCGGCCTCCGTGTGACAGATAATGGGGTAGGGTTTAACCCTGAGAAGATCAAAGAGAATAACCTGGCCGGGCTTGGCCTGCTGGGAATCGAGAGCAGGCTGGCCATCGTAAATGGTACGGTTCAGTATGAAAAACCCGAAAACGGTGGTTCCAGCGCATTGGCTGAGATTCCGATTGTTGCTGTATCCAATAGTAAACCAGAGCCACTGCATCCTTTTCGTCGGGAACGCGTGAATGCATAG
- a CDS encoding SelT/SelW/SelH family protein, which yields MKPTISIEYCPRCGWLLRAAWMAQELLTTFSNDLLAVQLIPSEVSGRYTIKIDNTLLWDRKREGRFPEPKEVKQKVRDEIDPERSLGHSDR from the coding sequence ATGAAACCGACTATCAGCATAGAATATTGCCCCAGGTGCGGCTGGTTGCTGCGGGCGGCATGGATGGCCCAGGAGCTGCTTACCACTTTCAGCAATGACCTGCTCGCTGTGCAGCTCATTCCGTCAGAAGTATCAGGAAGATACACGATTAAAATAGATAATACATTGCTCTGGGACCGCAAACGCGAGGGCCGGTTTCCTGAGCCCAAAGAAGTCAAGCAAAAAGTACGTGACGAGATTGATCCTGAGCGCTCGCTGGGTCATAGCGATCGCTAG
- a CDS encoding Hsp20 family protein, protein MESKLKIPQEMLMNIDFINTVNGGMSEPAIKLERGESGFEVVVKVPGIEVEDMQLEVVKGKRNTNNLKLFHLLPIFSQENLADDEQWRTVRFINTFVIPDGVDVENISAKYDDTFRHLVLFLPYGNEKGDFHRKVEIERW, encoded by the coding sequence ATGGAAAGCAAATTGAAAATACCACAAGAAATGTTGATGAACATCGACTTTATCAACACAGTGAATGGCGGGATGAGTGAACCTGCTATTAAGCTGGAACGTGGTGAAAGTGGATTTGAAGTGGTTGTTAAAGTTCCTGGCATCGAAGTAGAAGATATGCAGCTGGAAGTGGTAAAAGGAAAGCGGAACACCAATAACTTAAAGTTGTTTCACTTGCTCCCTATATTTTCTCAGGAAAATCTCGCAGACGATGAACAATGGAGGACGGTCCGGTTCATTAATACATTCGTAATTCCGGATGGCGTTGATGTTGAAAATATTTCGGCTAAATATGATGATACTTTCCGTCACCTGGTCTTGTTTCTTCCTTATGGAAATGAGAAGGGCGATTTTCACCGAAAAGTTGAGATCGAAAGATGGTAA